Proteins co-encoded in one Enterobacter sp. R4-368 genomic window:
- a CDS encoding PTS mannitol transporter subunit IICBA, which yields MSSDIKIKVQSFGRFLSNMVMPNIGAFIAWGIITALFIPTGWLPNETLAKLVGPMITYLLPLLIGYTGGRLVGGDRGGVVGAITTMGVIVGADMPMFLGAMIAGPLGGWAIKHFDSWVDGKIKSGFEMLVNNFSAGIIGMILAILAFLGIGPAVEVLSKILAAGVNFMVAHEMLPLASIFVEPAKILFLNNAINHGIFSPLGIQQSHELGKSIFFLIEANPGPGMGVLLAYMFFGRGSAKQSAGGAAIIHFLGGIHEIYFPYVLMNPRLLLAVILGGMTGVFTLSVLNGGLVSPASPGSILAVLAMTPKGAYFANLTAIFAALIVSFVISSILLKTSKVKEEDEDIEAATRRMQDMKAQSKGATPLAAGDVTNDLSHVRKIIVACDAGMGSSAMGAGVLRKKVQDAGLSNISVTNSAINSLPSDVDLVITHRDLTERAMRQAPQAQHISLTNFLDSGLYTSLTERLVAAQRHTDNEAKVTSSLQDSFDAPDSNLFKLSADNIFLGRTASTKEEAIRFAGEQLVKGGYVQPEYVDAMLEREKLTPTYLGESIAVPHGTVEAKDRVLKTGVVFCQYPEGVRFGEDEDDIARLVIGIAARNNEHIQVITSLTNALDDETVIQRLAHTTSVEEVLALLGK from the coding sequence ATGTCATCCGATATCAAGATCAAGGTGCAAAGCTTTGGTCGTTTTCTCAGCAATATGGTGATGCCGAACATCGGCGCGTTCATCGCGTGGGGGATCATCACCGCATTGTTTATTCCTACAGGGTGGTTGCCTAACGAGACGCTGGCGAAACTCGTTGGCCCAATGATTACTTATCTGCTGCCGCTGCTCATCGGTTACACCGGTGGTCGTCTGGTGGGCGGCGATCGTGGCGGCGTTGTCGGCGCGATCACCACCATGGGCGTTATCGTTGGTGCGGATATGCCGATGTTCCTCGGCGCGATGATCGCAGGTCCGCTGGGCGGCTGGGCGATTAAACACTTTGATAGCTGGGTCGACGGTAAGATCAAATCCGGTTTCGAAATGCTGGTGAATAACTTCTCCGCTGGCATCATCGGTATGATCCTCGCCATTCTGGCGTTCCTCGGCATTGGCCCTGCGGTTGAAGTGCTGTCCAAAATTCTGGCGGCCGGCGTCAACTTCATGGTGGCGCACGAAATGCTGCCGCTGGCGTCTATCTTTGTTGAACCGGCGAAAATCCTGTTCCTCAACAACGCCATCAACCACGGTATCTTCTCGCCGCTGGGTATTCAGCAATCGCATGAACTCGGCAAGTCCATCTTCTTCCTGATCGAAGCGAACCCGGGTCCGGGTATGGGCGTACTGCTGGCGTATATGTTCTTTGGTCGCGGCAGCGCTAAACAGTCTGCTGGCGGCGCGGCTATCATCCACTTCCTGGGGGGTATCCACGAAATTTACTTCCCGTATGTGCTGATGAACCCGCGTCTGCTGCTTGCCGTAATCCTCGGTGGTATGACTGGCGTGTTCACCCTGAGCGTACTGAACGGCGGCCTGGTATCTCCGGCTTCTCCGGGCTCCATCCTGGCGGTGCTGGCGATGACGCCAAAAGGCGCGTACTTCGCGAACCTGACGGCAATCTTTGCTGCCCTGATTGTCTCTTTCGTTATCTCTTCTATCCTGCTGAAAACCAGCAAAGTGAAAGAAGAAGACGAAGACATCGAAGCGGCAACCCGTCGTATGCAGGACATGAAAGCACAGTCTAAAGGCGCAACCCCGCTGGCGGCTGGCGACGTGACCAACGACCTGAGCCACGTACGTAAAATCATCGTCGCATGTGACGCCGGTATGGGTTCCAGCGCCATGGGCGCGGGCGTGCTGCGTAAGAAAGTGCAGGATGCGGGTCTGAGCAACATCTCTGTCACCAACAGCGCGATTAACAGCCTGCCGTCTGACGTTGACCTGGTGATTACGCACCGCGATCTGACCGAACGCGCAATGCGCCAGGCGCCGCAGGCGCAGCATATTTCGCTGACCAACTTCCTCGACAGTGGCCTGTACACCAGCCTGACCGAACGTCTGGTTGCTGCTCAGCGCCATACGGACAACGAAGCCAAAGTGACCAGCAGCCTGCAGGACAGCTTTGATGCGCCTGACAGCAACCTGTTCAAGTTGAGCGCGGATAACATCTTCCTTGGCCGCACGGCGAGCACTAAAGAAGAAGCCATCCGTTTTGCCGGTGAGCAACTGGTGAAAGGCGGCTACGTTCAGCCGGAATATGTTGATGCGATGCTGGAACGCGAAAAACTGACCCCGACCTATCTGGGTGAGTCCATCGCGGTACCGCACGGCACAGTGGAAGCGAAAGATCGCGTACTGAAAACTGGCGTGGTGTTCTGCCAGTACCCGGAAGGTGTTCGCTTCGGTGAAGACGAAGATGACATCGCCCGTCTGGTGATCGGCATCGCGGCACGTAACAATGAGCACATCCAGGTC